The Mesorhizobium loti DNA segment CGCGGTTGATCTGCCCTCGGGCGTTTCCGGCGACAGCGGCAAAGTATTGGGCGTGGCATTTACCGCTATCACCACAGTGACCTTTGCGCGCAAGAAGCCCGGCCATCTGCTGCTGCCGGGCCGGGAGCGATGCGGCGAGATCGTGCTGGCCGATATCGGCATCGGCGACGACATCATTGCACAGCTCCAGCCCAGGGCGTTCGAGAACAGGCCGGCGCATTGGCTGCGCGATTTTCCGATTCCGGCAGTCGACGCGCACAAATACAAGCGCGGCCATGTCGGCGTCTTTTCCGGCGGGCCGAGCGCCACCGGTGCGGCGCGGCTGTCGGCGCTTGCCGCGGCCCGAAGCGGGGCAGGGGCGGTGACCGTGCTGTCGCCCGGCAACGCCATGCAGGTCAATGCCGCCCATCTGACCTCGATCATGCTGCGCAAGACGGATGACGTGTCAGACATCAGGGAGTTTGTCGGCGAGCGCCGGCCTTCGGCCTTCGTTCTTGGCCCCGGCTTTGGCGTCGGGGAGAGAACGCGGACCTTTGGACTTGCGCTCCTCGCCTCCGGCCAACCGCAGGGTGCTTCCGCACAGGTCGATGGCCTCGTATTCGACGCCGACGCGATCACCGCGTTTCGCGAGGCGCCGGAAATCTTGTTCGAAGCAGCGCGCGGGCCGCATGCGCCGGCCCTGGTGATGACGCCGCATGAGGGTGAGTTCGCCAGGCTGTTTCCCGACATCGCTGCTGACGATACTCCGTCCAAGCTGGACAAGGCGCGCGCGGCGGCCGCACGTGCCAATACAGTTATCGTCTACAAGGGCGCCGACACGGTGATCGCCGCTCCCGACGGCAGGGCGGCGATCAATACCAATGGCGCGGCCTGGCTTGCCACTGCCGGATCAGGAGACGTGCTGTCAGGCATCACCGCCGGGCTGCTGGCGCAAGCCATGCCGGCGTTCGAAGCAGCGTGTGCGGCGGTGTGGATCCATGCCGAGACCGGCAGCCGGTTCGGTCCTGGGCTGATCGCCGAGGATCTGCCGCTGGCGCTGGTGTCGGTGCTGCGCGAACTGGTCGAAGCACGTTGCAAGGTGCTCGTCGAATGAAGCGTTTCGCGCTCGCCATTGCGACCGTCATCGCGCTGTTCGCATCGCATGGCGTGCGCGCCGAGCAGCCGGTGACCATCGTCGACGATCCGGCAGTCCTCGCCGCCCTCGATGCCAAGGGTTTTGGCTTCGCCGGCATTTTCGGCGCCGATGGCGCCGGCGACCTGAAGGCGCTCTATGACAAGGTGCCGGCCTATCATGCGATCGTCGATACGGTGGCATCAGACATCGCCACGCTGCGGGCCGAGATGAAGGCCGGCGGGCGCACGCTCTATGAGGTGACCGACGGCAATGTCGGCCGCATCATGGATATGCGCTGGCTGAAGACCGAGGCAGCGCGCTTCCGTCTGGTCGGCGTCGTCAATCGGCTCGACCGGCGCGATTTCGCTGCCTTGGAAGGCGACAAGAGCTGCGGCGAGGTGCGTTTCATCTATCGCCTGGCCTATAGTTTCAAGAAGGACGACAAGCTCCTGGCCTCGCGGCTGCCGTTCAACTTCAACGCGGTCTACAGTGCGGCACCCGATGCCGATGGTGGTTGTGTCGGTGTTGCAGGACGCTGGACGCCGCAACTCAATGAGCACGTCGACGCCGGCTGGCTGAGCGGCGGGCCGCTGGAACCGGCCGAGTTGACCTTCAAGCAGCTCGAACTCAATGCACAAATTGTGCGCTTTCCCTCGGGCCAGGAGACCGAGTTCGGCGGGCAGGCCGCCTATCTCATGCGGATATTCGGCATCGATGGCGCTACCGTCAGCGAGAAGCCGCTCGAGAACACGCCGGACATTGGGCGACTTTCGATAGACGCGGCGTTGAAGAAAAAGCTCGCCGACTATGTCAATGCCAATGTCGCGTCGGTCGATCTCGGCGTCTACGAACTCCCCGACGCATTCCTGGCAAAAAAGATCATCTCGTGGTCGACCTTCGGCAGTGCACGGCAGGCCAACCATCCGTTTACGCAAATATTCCAACCCAAGGAACTCGGATCGCTCGATTATTCCTCGATGAAGCTGGTGCGCACGCCGGAGGCGCTGGTCGAGCGGCTGGACAATGGCGCTTGTCAGGGCTGCCATCAGGCGGGTTCCACGGCCGGCTTCCACTTCATCGGCCTCGACGACAAAACGACGTCGCCACTCAACCGCATCGAGGTCGGCATCTCGCCGCATCTCCATGCCGAGATTCCCCGGCGCCAGGCCTGGCTGCGCGCAACGCAACAAGGCAAGGAGCCGAACCGCTACCGGCCGCTGTCCTTCGCACCGCCAGCCACCTGGACCGATACCGGCGACGTCGACTACGCGCCGGCGGAAATGGCGATGCCGTGCCTGATGCCGGAGGACGCTAAGCGTTTCGGCGCGACTTGGGCATGCGGCGGCGGCACGGTCTGCACGCCGCTGGCAACCGCGTCAGGCGTGCGCACCACTCTGGCGCAATGTCTGTTGCCCAAGGACGGCCCAAAAATGTTCTCCGGCCATCCCTGCCTGACCGGGTCGATTGCCAGCAACCAGTCGCAGCCCTTTAATGACCGCTACACGATATCAGGCCAGTTCGCAGCCTTCGCGCCGGGGATTTCGCGGACCGCCTACACCTGCCGGCCACCGAAGATCGGCGTGCCGGCCGGCATCGCTTACCGCGCCTGTGACGACAAGGACCGCAGCTTTGCCGCCTTCAAGAAGGGCAAGCCGATGCCGAATGAAATCTGCGGGCTGGTCGGCGGCAAGAAATTCGACACTTGCGTGGCGACCAACAATTTCGACCAGTGCCTCGGCGGCGCGGTCAATCGCGGCAACCGGCCGGCCTGCTCGGCCGATCATTTCTGCCGCGAGGACTATATGTGCCAGTCGCTGCCGCCGGACACGCCGGGTGCTGCTAAAGTGAAAGGCATCGGCTTCTGCTCGCCGACCTATTTCATCTTCCAGATGCGTATCGACAACCACGCAACACCCTGGGCGAGCGCGACCAGCGTGCCCAGGGACGCGGGGTTCGGCGCGGCCGAGGCGGAGTAGGGGTTCGATTGTCCTGCGCGGCACTTGATACCCAAGTGTCCTGAGGTTCTCTGAACAGGGCCTTTGCCAACCCACCGATTGTTCGGCCACAATCTACCGTCGCTCCAACGGTCACGTGGACTTGGGTGGGTAGCACTTCAACTCGGTATTTGGCTTAGTCGTTTCAGTAAATTCATGGAACCTGCACCTCGATAGCGTCAACGATAGCTATTCCCTCGAAGAGGATTTCGGGCTCTTTCTGATCACGGGCCTTGCCGGCCCAGTACTCGGAAGCCCGATGTAGGCTCACGGAATAAGGTTCACTGTCCTTCATCAGAAGAGCAGCATCCGTTCGGAATACCTTGCCTGTTGCCCGAAGGCTGAAGATCGTAGCGGGTCCGCCCAAGATCTTAGACCACTCCAAAGCTTGGCCCAGTGTGTCGGTTGTCCAGAGGGACTTCATCCTTGAAGGTGCGTCAGCAGCTTCCTTCATACGCACAATTTCCATCAACAGTTCACGGCTTAGGTTCTTGAAATGATTGGCGGTATCCCAAGCCATCTTTGGTAGGGCCGCTGTAGCAAATTCTCCCTTTTGGATTCGAAACAGCAACTCGACGGCTGGCACCATTTGCTGCTTTCCGTTGATTGGAACGCTAAAAGCCACTGGCCGTTCGAAGGAACCGAAGAATGAATTGTGAGCAGGCCCGGCTTCAATGATTGATCCTACGGTCATAGCCGGACGCTCGTTGTAGGTCAGAGCCGTGCGCGCAACGTGGAATAATTCGACATCCACAACACGTTCCAGCATTTTCGCGCCTCAGCCAGGACCGCTGTTTATCATACGCCAATATTCGTTGATCTCGGTTTCAAACCAGCCTGAGGCTTCGGTGTCCGTCCCGACATTCGATCGGAAGTTCAGGTAGTGTGAAAAATGCTTTCCCTCTAGCCAGGTCTTGAAGGTGCCAAAATTGGGATAGTGCCCGGCCTTCTTCTGGTAGCCGGTTTCGCGCATCCACTCGAGCGCCAGACGCTCGATTGCTTCCTTCGCATCTGCTTTCTTGTGCATCATCGATCCGACCGGAGAAGCTGGCGGCCAACTGCGGTAATGACAGGTCCACCTAGCATTTGCTTAGCAACGCCCAGGTTGATGAGGTGCTCCAGATCCTTGGCGTCAACACTCAGGGCCATTCCACCTCTCTCCATCACTTTGAGAGCTTCGAGCTGTGAACTCGTAAGATTACTTTTGGTCAATCCCACCAGCCATCTCCTCCAGCTTCGGGCCACCCACCGCATCCAGTTTAGCCTCGAGTTCCGTCAGGAGCGGGTCCAACACCTCAACAACTTGCTGAGGGCCCTCCAAGAGTTCGGGAAGGTTGGGCCGAACATATCGCAGTAGAGAGTCGTTCAGGATAGGATAGCTTCCACGAAGAGCTTTCGCCAGAATTTCTGATGAGAACTCTACGATGCGCGCGCCCGAATACATGTCCCCGCCACCGCCGACATCGAACCGAAGCCCGTTTGCAATACGAACGTCCTTGGGAATATCCCAATATCTTGTACGAGCGATTTCCGTTCGATCAAATAAGTTACGAAGACGCACCGCATTGATCGCCTCTTTCGAGGACTCCGCCAGAGAAGCGAGTGATGTTACCTGCACATTTGTTAAGTTCGCAGCCTCAACTGCCCCGCTCTGGAATCCTTTTTCGCAAAGGATGATCCCTCGGTCAGCGCCGCATTCTGCAACGATCTGTCTCAAGCCCATGACGTGCAGCTTTGTGACAGGAGTGCTCCAGTGCTTGCACTCGACAAGCCACTTTATCTCAAATCCTCCTATGTCGATCGTTACAAACACGTCAATATCGTGTGGTGTTCTTACACCTTGAAGCCTGACGTCCGTGGCTGCCCTCAACCCAAGTGATCGGAAGAACTCGGCGGCCTCTTCCTGGTATTGCCTCCAGTCGGGAACCATGGCGCGTCTTCCCGTTAAATTGCTTGCATCCAGTTAGAGGCGGTAACCCTCGGGGTAGTCAAGCCAATGGGCAACGCCTCTTGGCATCAGGCTTCGCGTCTCTTGGACAGTAAAACACTACAGCGGAATGTTGTCGTGCTTCTTCCAGGGGTTCTGCATATCCTTGTTGCGCAGCATTCTGAGCGCGCGCGCAATACGGCGGCGGGTCGAGTGCGGCATGATCACCTCATCGACATAACCGCGTTCGGCGGCGACGAAGGGCGACAGGAAGCGATCCTCGTAGGTCTTTGTATGGGCTGCGATCTTTTCGGCGTCACCAATGTCCTTGCGGTAGATGATCTCGACCGCGCCTCTGGCGCCCATGACCGCGATCTGCGCCGTCGGCCAGGCATAATTCATGTCGCCGCGCAGATGTTTCGACGCCATCACGTCATAGGCGCCGCCATAGGCTTTGCGGGTGATGACGGTGATCTTCGGCACGGTCGCTTCGGCATAGGCGAAAAGCAGCTTGGCGCCATGCTTGATCAGCCCGCCATATTCCTGCGCGGTGCCGGGCAGGAAGCCCGGCACATCGACGAAGGTGACGATCGGGATCGAGAAACAATCGCAAAAACGCACGAAGCGCGCCGCCTTGCGGCTGGCATCGGAATCGAGCACGCCGGCCAGCACCATCGGCTGGTTGGCGACGAAGCCGACCGTGCGGCCTTCGACGCGTCCGAAGCCGGTGACGATGTTCTTGGCGAAGCTCTGCTGGATTTCGAAGAAGTCACCTTCATCGGCGACCTTCAGGATCAGCTCCTTGATGTCGTAGGGCTTGTTGGCGTTGTCGGGGATCAGCCGGTCGAGCGACAAATCATGGTCGGTGACCGACTGGTAGCATTCGATCTCGGGAATGTCAGATGTGTTCGACGCAGGCAGCAGATCGACCAGCCGGCGCATCTGCAAAAGCGCCTCGACGTCATTGTCATAGGCGCCGTCGGCGATCGAGGATTTCGTCGTGTGCACCGAGGCGCCACCGAGGCTTTCTGCGGTCACCGTCTCGTTGGTGACAGTCTTCACCACATCCGGGCCGGTGACGAACATGTAGGAGGTGTCGCGCACCATGAAGATGAAGTCGGTCATGGCGGGCGAATAGACGTCGCCGCCGGCGCACGGGCCCATGATCACCGAAATCTGCGGAATGACGCCGGAGGCCAGCACATTGCGCTGGAAGATCTCGGCATAGCCGCCAAGGGCGGCCACGCCCTCCTGGATGCGCGCGCCACCGGCATCATAGAGCCCGATGATCGGCGCGCGGTTGCGCAGCGCCATCTCCTGCACCTTGATGACCTTTTCGGCATGGGCTTCCGACAGCGACCCGCCGAACACAGTGAAATCCTTGGCGAAAAGGTAGACCGGGCGACCGTTGACCGTGCCCCAGCCGGTGACGACACCGTCGCCGGCGATCTTCGTCTTCTCCATGCCGAAATCGGTCGAGCGATGCTCGACATACATGTCGAATTCCTCGAACGAACCCTCGTCGAGAAACACCTCGATGCGCTCTCGCGCCGTGAGTTTGCCCTTCTTGTGCTGGGCATCGATGCGCGCCTGCCCGCCACCCATGCGGGCGATCTCACGCCGGCGCTCGAGTTCCTTCAGCACGTCCTTCATCGCTCGGTCCCCAGTGGAAGCTGCTTTGTGGTAATGATGCCCGCCAGGGAGCGCAAGCGTTGGCTTTTGACCGGTTTTTGCTGCACTGCAACATGACACCCCTTGCATTCCGAGGCGAACTCAGCCATATGCAGCCCATAGGCGCTTGGGCCGGGAGATTCCGGCCTTCTCGACAAATGAGACTGGTTGCGTCTGTTTTCCCTCTTTCCGGCAAATCGGTAAGGCGGCGAAAAAAGCCCCGTGGCATGATGCCTGCGGGCACGACAGCGCAGCCGAGTGGACGATACCGTCCGCCCGCCTTGTCGTTCCATATCAAATTTTTCGACGGCAGGTTGCGCCCTGCCGCCATTGATGTTTGCGGCCATAGAGCCGCGTGAAAGAAGATTATTTTGACCAACGAAAACACATTGCCCGGCAACGACACCGCGGAACTCACCGGTTTCGCAGCGCTGGGAATTACCGGTGCGCTGCTCAAGGCCACCCACAATGCCG contains these protein-coding regions:
- a CDS encoding carbohydrate kinase, YjeF-like protein, which codes for MGEADRLAIAAGPVDGIGLMRRAGEAVAAEILRHYPSATHVHVLCGPGNNGGDGYVVARILAGSGVATTVWTSGAPRPQSDAALAAAECPIAPRPLSGFVAEPGSIVVDALYGAGLSKPLSGDAARAVGIATDRRLPVVAVDLPSGVSGDSGKVLGVAFTAITTVTFARKKPGHLLLPGRERCGEIVLADIGIGDDIIAQLQPRAFENRPAHWLRDFPIPAVDAHKYKRGHVGVFSGGPSATGAARLSALAAARSGAGAVTVLSPGNAMQVNAAHLTSIMLRKTDDVSDIREFVGERRPSAFVLGPGFGVGERTRTFGLALLASGQPQGASAQVDGLVFDADAITAFREAPEILFEAARGPHAPALVMTPHEGEFARLFPDIAADDTPSKLDKARAAAARANTVIVYKGADTVIAAPDGRAAINTNGAAWLATAGSGDVLSGITAGLLAQAMPAFEAACAAVWIHAETGSRFGPGLIAEDLPLALVSVLRELVEARCKVLVE
- a CDS encoding carboxyl transferase gives rise to the protein MKDVLKELERRREIARMGGGQARIDAQHKKGKLTARERIEVFLDEGSFEEFDMYVEHRSTDFGMEKTKIAGDGVVTGWGTVNGRPVYLFAKDFTVFGGSLSEAHAEKVIKVQEMALRNRAPIIGLYDAGGARIQEGVAALGGYAEIFQRNVLASGVIPQISVIMGPCAGGDVYSPAMTDFIFMVRDTSYMFVTGPDVVKTVTNETVTAESLGGASVHTTKSSIADGAYDNDVEALLQMRRLVDLLPASNTSDIPEIECYQSVTDHDLSLDRLIPDNANKPYDIKELILKVADEGDFFEIQQSFAKNIVTGFGRVEGRTVGFVANQPMVLAGVLDSDASRKAARFVRFCDCFSIPIVTFVDVPGFLPGTAQEYGGLIKHGAKLLFAYAEATVPKITVITRKAYGGAYDVMASKHLRGDMNYAWPTAQIAVMGARGAVEIIYRKDIGDAEKIAAHTKTYEDRFLSPFVAAERGYVDEVIMPHSTRRRIARALRMLRNKDMQNPWKKHDNIPL
- a CDS encoding Restriction endonuclease, translating into MVPDWRQYQEEAAEFFRSLGLRAATDVRLQGVRTPHDIDVFVTIDIGGFEIKWLVECKHWSTPVTKLHVMGLRQIVAECGADRGIILCEKGFQSGAVEAANLTNVQVTSLASLAESSKEAINAVRLRNLFDRTEIARTRYWDIPKDVRIANGLRFDVGGGGDMYSGARIVEFSSEILAKALRGSYPILNDSLLRYVRPNLPELLEGPQQVVEVLDPLLTELEAKLDAVGGPKLEEMAGGIDQK